One genomic region from Sphingobacterium multivorum encodes:
- a CDS encoding YdeI/OmpD-associated family protein — translation MIKHHAEERVTIYLNTKEEWRLWLENNHQIAQSIWVICNTKKSNLPVVSWTELVDEALCFGWIDSTRRPIDAYSFMQLFSRRKPKSTWSRINKEKVKKLIDANLMAPAGYAVIKIAQENGSWSILDSVEELIIPEDLDEAFRHYAGSKDYFLGLSKSVKKMMLQWIVLAKRPDTRKKRIDEIAARAAEKDRPKQFQ, via the coding sequence ATGATAAAACACCATGCAGAAGAAAGAGTCACTATTTACCTGAACACAAAGGAAGAGTGGCGGCTTTGGCTCGAAAACAATCATCAAATAGCACAATCAATTTGGGTGATCTGTAATACCAAAAAATCAAATCTACCAGTAGTCAGTTGGACAGAGCTGGTGGATGAAGCTTTGTGTTTTGGCTGGATTGATAGCACGAGGAGGCCGATTGATGCCTATTCATTTATGCAATTATTTAGTCGAAGAAAACCAAAGAGCACGTGGTCTAGAATTAACAAAGAAAAAGTTAAAAAACTAATCGATGCGAATCTGATGGCTCCAGCGGGGTACGCGGTTATAAAAATAGCACAAGAAAATGGCTCTTGGTCAATTTTGGACAGTGTGGAAGAATTAATTATTCCCGAGGATCTGGATGAAGCATTTCGACATTATGCTGGTTCAAAAGATTATTTTCTTGGGCTGAGTAAATCCGTCAAAAAAATGATGTTGCAATGGATTGTTCTTGCCAAAAGACCAGATACCCGCAAAAAACGCATTGATGAGATTGCCGCAAGAGCAGCAGAAAAAGATAGGCCTAAACAATTTCAGTAA